A window from Listeria seeligeri serovar 1/2b str. SLCC3954 encodes these proteins:
- a CDS encoding DUF4064 domain-containing protein, translating to MESRKPEIIIGLIGSIIGIFVGFWIINYGDSVTDYIQTFTYLPGEFGNELANLGWITLIASVVALIASLLIKSAPRGWGVVLVVIGIVLFFVIGTAWVISGILITLTGLMGIFRRPVPKSNY from the coding sequence ATGGAATCAAGAAAGCCAGAAATTATTATCGGATTAATTGGCTCTATTATTGGGATTTTTGTTGGTTTTTGGATTATTAATTACGGCGACTCGGTAACAGATTATATTCAAACATTTACTTATTTACCTGGTGAGTTTGGGAATGAATTAGCAAACCTTGGATGGATTACACTAATCGCATCTGTAGTGGCGTTAATTGCTTCTCTGTTAATTAAATCCGCACCACGTGGTTGGGGAGTAGTTTTAGTTGTTATCGGTATCGTGTTATTCTTCGTTATTGGTACTGCTTGGGTTATTTCCGGTATTTTAATCACATTAACTGGTCTAATGGGTATTTTCAGAAGACCAGTGCCAAAGTCTAATTATTAA
- a CDS encoding CPBP family intramembrane glutamic endopeptidase, with amino-acid sequence MKSIKIDYKLVLGLILCALLVILTYQFPRVFWYLYGAGMLFLLSFVIFNDDLKKEYSFTKGILPGIFSGIVLYIVFYIGAFILKVMPGSLENSVAAAFDKYATDSWVIWLLMIVAIIPGEEIFWRGFVLKRLNNYFNPWFSNIFAALICMVMMFPSGNFAAIIGIFVASLVWNIMYSYRPSLLMVYMSHLTFAFILLAALPIY; translated from the coding sequence TTGAAAAGCATCAAGATCGATTATAAACTTGTACTGGGACTTATTCTCTGCGCCCTACTCGTTATCTTAACATATCAGTTCCCTCGTGTTTTTTGGTATTTATATGGAGCTGGGATGTTATTTTTACTTAGTTTTGTGATTTTTAATGATGATTTAAAAAAAGAATATTCTTTTACTAAAGGAATATTACCTGGTATTTTTTCTGGAATTGTTCTGTATATTGTCTTTTACATAGGCGCTTTTATTCTTAAGGTTATGCCTGGAAGTCTAGAAAATTCTGTGGCTGCTGCTTTCGATAAATATGCAACTGACTCTTGGGTGATTTGGCTACTAATGATTGTCGCTATTATCCCCGGTGAAGAAATATTTTGGCGTGGTTTTGTACTAAAACGTTTAAATAATTATTTTAATCCTTGGTTTTCCAATATCTTTGCCGCATTAATATGTATGGTAATGATGTTCCCAAGTGGTAATTTTGCAGCCATTATTGGAATATTTGTCGCTTCACTAGTTTGGAACATCATGTATTCTTATCGCCCAAGCTTGCTGATGGTATATATGTCCCATTTAACTTTTGCGTTTATATTACTCGCTGCTTTACCCATTTATTAA
- a CDS encoding ATP-dependent Clp protease ATP-binding subunit, translating to MNCEKCNQNPATIQLYMNINGKHVEMPLCASCYAEVRNQANFGANEFPAGGGSPFDDIFRQLSSAANQPNREQRSQAQVQTQAGDGGSGLLDEFGTNLTDMAKNNQLDPVIGRDKEIKRVIEILNRRNKNNPVLIGEPGVGKTAVVEGLANAIIAGNVPTKLLNKEVILLDVASLVSGTGIRGQFEERMKQLIKELQDRKNTILFIDEVHTIVGAGSAEGSMDAGNILKPALARGDLQMIGATTLKEYRTIEKDAALERRFQPVTVNEPSIEETLTILNGLKDKYEEFHEVVYSPEALKAAVELSTRYIQDRHLPDKAIDLMDEVGSKYNLSIEKLDENTVSERVARLEEEKNQALQMEDYEKAAKVRDEISRLEENKTNNSFSERPVIQASDIQAIIEEKTGIPVGRLQENEQSKMKHLESNLSGKVIGQEDAVKKVAKAIRRSRVGLKAKNRPIGSFLFVGPTGVGKTELGRTLARELFGTSEAMIRLDMSEFMEKHSVSKLIGSPPGYVGHEEAGQLTEKVRRNPYSIILLDEIEKAHPDVQHMFLQILEDGRLTDSQGRTVSFKDTVIIMTSNAGTTDTEASVGFNTTADAKLEKGSDILAKLGAYFKPEFLNRLDSVIEFKSLEKDDLVHIIDLMLVDLNTMLAQEEVTIDVSPEVKEHMIELGYDPKFGARPLRRTIQEHLEDAIADTLINQPEAKHLVATLNDEKEIVIKEQVTA from the coding sequence ATGAATTGTGAAAAATGTAATCAAAATCCAGCAACAATCCAATTATATATGAATATTAACGGCAAACATGTCGAAATGCCACTTTGCGCATCTTGTTATGCCGAAGTTAGAAATCAAGCAAACTTTGGAGCAAATGAATTTCCAGCAGGTGGCGGTTCTCCGTTCGATGATATTTTCCGTCAATTAAGTAGTGCTGCAAACCAACCAAATCGCGAACAAAGAAGTCAAGCACAAGTCCAAACCCAAGCTGGGGATGGTGGCAGCGGTTTACTTGATGAATTTGGTACCAATTTAACAGATATGGCAAAAAACAACCAACTAGATCCAGTAATTGGTCGTGATAAAGAAATTAAACGAGTGATTGAAATATTGAATCGCCGTAATAAAAATAATCCGGTGCTAATCGGTGAACCCGGCGTTGGTAAAACAGCTGTTGTTGAAGGACTTGCAAACGCAATTATCGCAGGAAATGTCCCAACAAAACTACTAAACAAAGAAGTTATTTTACTCGATGTCGCTTCTCTTGTTTCAGGAACGGGTATCCGTGGTCAATTTGAAGAACGAATGAAACAATTAATTAAAGAACTTCAAGACCGTAAAAACACGATTTTATTTATTGATGAAGTGCATACAATTGTTGGTGCGGGATCTGCGGAAGGTTCGATGGATGCAGGTAATATTTTAAAACCAGCACTTGCTCGTGGCGACTTACAAATGATTGGAGCGACTACACTCAAAGAATACCGCACTATCGAAAAAGATGCTGCACTTGAACGCCGCTTCCAACCTGTAACCGTAAATGAACCTTCTATTGAAGAAACTCTAACCATTTTAAATGGCTTAAAAGATAAATATGAAGAATTCCATGAAGTTGTTTACTCCCCTGAAGCATTAAAAGCAGCGGTAGAATTAAGTACTCGTTACATTCAAGATCGTCATTTGCCCGACAAAGCAATTGATTTAATGGATGAAGTTGGTTCTAAATACAACTTATCCATTGAAAAACTAGATGAAAACACCGTCAGTGAACGTGTCGCTCGATTAGAAGAAGAAAAAAACCAAGCACTTCAAATGGAAGATTATGAAAAAGCTGCTAAAGTTCGCGATGAAATTTCTCGCTTAGAAGAAAACAAAACAAATAATTCATTCTCAGAACGCCCTGTTATTCAAGCTTCTGACATCCAAGCAATTATTGAGGAAAAGACAGGGATTCCAGTCGGACGTTTACAAGAAAATGAACAATCAAAAATGAAACATCTAGAAAGTAATTTGTCTGGAAAAGTAATCGGTCAAGAAGATGCAGTGAAAAAAGTAGCCAAAGCGATTCGTCGTAGTCGAGTTGGTTTGAAAGCTAAAAATCGTCCAATCGGTTCCTTCCTATTTGTTGGACCAACCGGGGTCGGAAAAACAGAACTTGGTCGGACGCTCGCTCGTGAATTATTCGGTACTAGTGAAGCGATGATTCGCTTAGACATGAGTGAATTCATGGAAAAACACAGTGTCTCTAAATTAATTGGTTCTCCTCCAGGCTATGTTGGTCATGAAGAAGCTGGACAATTAACTGAAAAAGTTCGTCGCAACCCATATAGCATCATTCTTTTAGACGAAATTGAAAAAGCGCATCCAGACGTTCAACATATGTTCCTACAAATTTTGGAAGATGGTCGTTTAACAGACTCTCAAGGTCGTACAGTAAGCTTTAAAGATACAGTCATCATTATGACAAGTAACGCTGGCACAACTGATACAGAGGCTTCTGTTGGCTTTAACACCACTGCTGACGCTAAACTAGAAAAAGGTTCTGACATTCTGGCAAAACTAGGTGCATACTTTAAACCAGAATTCCTAAACCGTCTAGATAGCGTTATCGAATTTAAATCACTTGAAAAAGATGACTTAGTTCACATCATCGACTTAATGCTTGTTGATTTAAATACGATGCTAGCTCAAGAAGAAGTTACTATTGATGTGTCACCTGAAGTCAAAGAACATATGATTGAGCTTGGATATGACCCTAAATTTGGTGCTAGGCCACTTCGCCGGACAATCCAAGAACATTTAGAAGATGCGATTGCTGATACTCTAATCAATCAACCAGAAGCAAAACATTTAGTCGCAACATTGAATGACGAAAAAGAAATCGTCATCAAAGAACAGGTAACTGCATAA
- a CDS encoding TrkH family potassium uptake protein: MARMTPVQVIIAYYFIAVTISTFVLSLPFTLQEGVKVSFIDTLFTAASSVSVTGLATVDVSQTYSTAGIWVLMAIFQIGGLGVMMISTFFYLILKRRIGLKQRQLIMTDTNQFTMSGMVRMLREILVLIFGIELVGALILGIYFIPLYPNFWDAMFQGLYNSVSLVTNAGVDITGKSLMPFANDYFVQFISILLIIAGAIGFPVLLETRRFLFEKNTLIPFRFSLFVKVTTLTYFVLLIAGGLLIWLFEANHFFSGKSWDFGFFNSMFLSATSRSAGLQTIDSGALSVSTLLLVSFLMFIGASPSSVGGGIRTTTFAITILFIYSVIRGRKHVYIFGRELYQEDVRKSLAVTLVAGFLSISAIVILMQTETASLIAVIFEVFSAFGTSGLSVGLTPHLSTPGKIIIILLMFIGRVGIMYSMLSLRNKNQPKNAIRLPKEKIITG; this comes from the coding sequence TTGGCACGTATGACACCGGTACAAGTAATTATTGCATATTATTTTATTGCAGTGACGATTTCAACATTTGTACTTAGTTTGCCATTTACCTTACAAGAAGGGGTAAAAGTATCCTTTATTGATACGCTTTTCACGGCAGCAAGTTCTGTAAGTGTCACCGGTCTTGCTACTGTGGATGTTAGTCAGACGTATAGTACTGCTGGAATCTGGGTCTTGATGGCGATATTCCAAATTGGTGGACTTGGTGTCATGATGATAAGTACCTTCTTTTATTTGATTTTAAAAAGACGAATTGGTTTAAAACAAAGACAGCTCATCATGACGGATACAAACCAGTTTACGATGAGTGGAATGGTGCGTATGTTGCGTGAGATTCTCGTACTAATTTTTGGTATTGAGTTAGTTGGGGCACTTATTTTAGGGATATACTTTATTCCGCTCTATCCAAATTTTTGGGATGCGATGTTCCAGGGGCTTTATAACTCAGTCTCTCTCGTTACCAATGCAGGAGTTGATATTACTGGTAAATCGCTAATGCCATTTGCAAATGATTATTTTGTACAGTTTATTTCTATTTTGCTAATTATTGCTGGGGCGATTGGATTTCCAGTTTTACTTGAGACGAGAAGGTTTTTATTTGAAAAAAATACCCTGATTCCGTTCCGATTTTCGTTGTTTGTAAAGGTAACAACACTAACATATTTTGTCTTACTAATTGCGGGTGGTTTGTTAATTTGGTTGTTTGAGGCTAATCATTTCTTTAGTGGGAAGTCTTGGGATTTTGGCTTCTTTAACTCAATGTTCCTGTCGGCAACTTCGCGAAGTGCTGGTTTGCAAACAATTGATAGTGGGGCACTCTCGGTTTCGACTCTCTTACTAGTATCATTCTTAATGTTTATTGGTGCCTCGCCAAGTTCTGTCGGGGGCGGGATACGAACGACGACTTTTGCAATCACGATTTTATTCATTTATTCAGTTATTCGTGGGCGTAAACATGTATATATTTTTGGTCGCGAATTATATCAAGAGGATGTGCGAAAATCACTTGCGGTCACGCTTGTGGCTGGATTCTTGAGCATTTCAGCAATTGTTATTTTAATGCAAACGGAAACAGCCTCGCTCATTGCAGTGATATTCGAAGTGTTCTCTGCGTTTGGTACCAGTGGATTGTCGGTCGGACTGACACCACATTTATCAACACCAGGAAAAATAATTATTATACTGTTGATGTTCATTGGTCGGGTCGGGATTATGTATTCCATGCTCAGCTTAAGAAATAAAAATCAACCGAAAAATGCGATTCGCTTACCAAAAGAAAAAATCATCACTGGCTAA
- a CDS encoding acyltransferase family protein, with product MIETVQKRESYFDNAKFILIFLVVFGHFLQTFIAEYASVRVLYIYIYTFHMPAFILISGFFAKSFSKPGYLKKMMKKLIMPYAFFQLIYSVFYYFLLNKDNLSIKFLDPEWSLWFLLSLFFWNLMLLIFAKLKPWKSVTLALFIGLVAGYFDAIGGYLSLSRTLVFFPFFLVGFFLTKEHFYFLKTHFVTIISGIFIVLLLVFIALNPNLNDKWFLGSKPYGNFVEVKSLGLFIRFLIYFISFCSIAAFFSFVPRKRLFFTNWGKNTLYVYLLHGFFIKFFREGSQLDFQYTPSTFLMLFVATFALTALLSSRLVKTVVQPVIELRISMLHDVFSRLTKRESY from the coding sequence ATGATAGAAACCGTACAAAAGCGGGAAAGTTATTTTGATAATGCCAAATTCATTTTAATTTTCTTAGTAGTTTTTGGACATTTTTTGCAAACTTTTATTGCCGAGTATGCAAGTGTCCGAGTTCTTTATATTTATATTTACACTTTTCATATGCCCGCTTTTATATTGATATCTGGATTTTTCGCCAAAAGTTTTAGTAAACCTGGTTACTTGAAAAAAATGATGAAAAAACTGATTATGCCTTATGCTTTTTTTCAGTTAATTTATAGTGTTTTCTATTACTTTTTGCTTAATAAAGATAATCTTTCTATTAAGTTTTTAGATCCTGAGTGGTCGCTGTGGTTTTTGCTTAGTTTATTCTTTTGGAATTTAATGTTGCTCATTTTTGCTAAACTGAAGCCGTGGAAATCAGTGACACTTGCTCTGTTTATTGGGCTAGTTGCCGGCTACTTTGATGCTATTGGTGGTTACTTAAGTTTATCGCGGACGCTTGTCTTTTTTCCCTTCTTTTTAGTAGGCTTCTTTTTGACGAAAGAACATTTTTATTTTCTGAAAACGCATTTTGTTACGATAATTAGTGGGATTTTTATTGTTTTACTGCTTGTCTTCATCGCCTTGAATCCTAATTTAAATGACAAGTGGTTTTTAGGGTCGAAACCTTATGGGAATTTTGTTGAAGTGAAATCTTTAGGGTTATTTATTCGCTTTTTAATTTACTTCATTAGTTTTTGCTCCATTGCAGCTTTTTTCAGTTTCGTTCCAAGAAAAAGGTTATTTTTCACTAACTGGGGAAAAAATACGCTTTATGTTTATTTATTACATGGTTTCTTTATTAAATTCTTTCGTGAAGGTAGTCAGCTTGATTTCCAATATACACCTTCAACCTTCTTAATGCTTTTCGTAGCTACCTTTGCTTTAACGGCGCTTTTATCTAGTCGGTTGGTCAAAACAGTTGTTCAGCCAGTGATTGAACTGCGAATCTCGATGCTACATGATGTGTTTAGCCGATTAACAAAGCGGGAAAGTTATTAA
- the ptsP gene encoding phosphoenolpyruvate--protein phosphotransferase encodes MAKELKGIAASDGIAIAKAYLLVEPDLSYEKTEVTDVESEVKRFESALEVSKTELSAIREKAAKDLGEDKAQIFDAHLLVLNDPELTGPIEESIKTAKTNAESALKETTDMFIGMFESMDNEYMRERAADIKDVRKRVLSHLLGVTIPNPTLIDEEVVVVAADLTPSDTAQLNRNFVKGFVTDIGGRTSHSAIMARSLEIPAVVGTKEVTGSVAKNDLVIIDGLEGNVIIHPTEEQIAHYKKIKADFALQQAEWDKLKNEETVSKDGVHVELAANIGTPTDLDGVISNGGEAVGLYRTEFLYMGRDNFPTEEEQFEAYKAVVSGMDGKSVVVRTLDIGGDKTLPYLELPEEMNPFLGFRAIRLCFANEELFRTQLRALLRASVYGNLKIMFPMIATVNEFRQARDILLDEKAKLKAAGTEVSDSIELGIMIEIPAAAVLADQFAKEVDFFSIGTNDLIQYTMAADRMNERVSYLYQPYNPSILRLVKMVIDASHKEGKWTGMCGEMAGDQTAVPLLLGLGLDEFSMSASSILKSRSLIKRLDQSEMVKLAEEALNKSTAEEVVELVEKYTAE; translated from the coding sequence ATGGCTAAAGAGTTGAAAGGTATCGCAGCATCTGATGGGATTGCCATTGCGAAAGCTTATCTGCTCGTTGAACCTGATCTTTCCTATGAAAAAACAGAAGTTACGGATGTTGAAAGTGAAGTAAAACGTTTTGAAAGCGCGTTAGAAGTTTCTAAAACAGAACTTTCGGCTATTCGTGAAAAAGCAGCTAAGGATTTAGGCGAAGATAAGGCACAGATTTTTGATGCGCATCTTCTAGTTTTAAATGATCCTGAATTAACAGGCCCTATTGAAGAAAGCATTAAAACTGCTAAGACGAATGCAGAATCAGCTTTAAAAGAAACAACAGACATGTTTATTGGCATGTTTGAATCAATGGACAACGAATACATGCGTGAACGTGCAGCGGATATTAAGGATGTACGTAAACGTGTTCTTTCACACTTACTAGGTGTAACTATTCCAAATCCTACTTTAATTGATGAGGAAGTAGTTGTTGTTGCAGCAGATTTAACGCCTTCTGATACCGCACAACTTAATCGTAACTTTGTTAAAGGTTTTGTAACGGATATCGGTGGTCGTACTTCTCACTCCGCTATTATGGCACGCTCTCTTGAAATTCCAGCAGTTGTTGGAACCAAAGAAGTTACTGGTAGCGTAGCAAAGAACGATCTTGTTATTATTGATGGTTTGGAAGGTAATGTTATTATCCACCCAACTGAAGAACAAATCGCTCATTATAAAAAAATCAAAGCCGATTTTGCTTTACAACAAGCAGAATGGGATAAACTTAAAAATGAAGAAACAGTTTCTAAAGATGGTGTTCACGTTGAGCTTGCAGCAAATATCGGAACGCCAACTGATTTAGATGGTGTTATTTCTAACGGTGGGGAAGCAGTAGGCCTTTATCGTACAGAGTTCTTGTACATGGGTCGCGATAATTTCCCAACTGAAGAAGAGCAATTTGAAGCGTATAAAGCAGTTGTTTCTGGAATGGACGGAAAATCTGTGGTTGTTCGTACATTAGATATTGGTGGCGATAAAACGTTACCATACTTAGAACTGCCAGAAGAAATGAACCCATTCTTAGGCTTCCGTGCTATCCGTCTTTGTTTTGCGAATGAAGAATTATTCCGTACACAACTTCGCGCGTTACTACGTGCAAGCGTATACGGCAACTTGAAAATCATGTTCCCGATGATTGCAACAGTAAATGAATTCCGTCAAGCACGTGATATTTTACTAGATGAAAAAGCAAAACTAAAAGCTGCTGGAACAGAAGTATCTGATTCCATCGAACTTGGAATTATGATTGAAATTCCTGCTGCTGCGGTTCTTGCTGATCAATTTGCAAAAGAAGTTGATTTCTTCTCTATCGGAACAAACGATTTAATTCAGTACACAATGGCTGCTGACCGTATGAACGAACGTGTTTCTTACCTTTACCAACCTTACAATCCATCCATTCTTCGTTTAGTGAAAATGGTAATTGACGCATCTCATAAAGAGGGCAAATGGACTGGTATGTGTGGAGAAATGGCTGGAGATCAAACGGCTGTACCACTTCTTTTAGGCTTAGGCTTAGATGAGTTTTCAATGAGTGCTTCAAGCATTCTTAAATCTCGTTCGCTAATTAAACGTTTAGATCAATCTGAAATGGTGAAATTAGCAGAAGAAGCTTTAAACAAGTCTACAGCAGAAGAAGTTGTAGAGTTAGTTGAAAAATACACTGCAGAGTAA
- a CDS encoding phosphocarrier protein HPr — translation MEQASFVVIDETGIHARPATLLVQAASKYSSDVQIEYTGKKVNLKSIMGVMSLGIGKGADITIYTEGSDEKEAIEGLTEVLKKEGLAE, via the coding sequence ATGGAACAAGCAAGTTTTGTAGTAATCGATGAAACAGGAATTCACGCACGCCCAGCAACTCTATTGGTGCAGGCTGCAAGTAAATACAGCTCTGACGTTCAAATTGAATACACTGGCAAAAAAGTAAACCTTAAATCAATCATGGGTGTTATGTCCCTAGGTATTGGTAAAGGAGCTGACATTACTATCTACACTGAAGGTAGCGATGAAAAAGAAGCAATTGAAGGATTAACTGAAGTTCTTAAGAAAGAAGGATTGGCTGAATAA
- a CDS encoding phytoene desaturase family protein — translation MTNKTKIAIIGAGPGSLATAMLLSQLDYEVSIYEKNDRIGGRTALHKMGKYSFDIGPSALTMTHVLTSLFMDCKRDILDYVSLLPINPIHTLYFKDISFPLFSDQASTKKVIATYFPGEEYGFDRFMRENTKKMLYLTPLNQFNYSSLFDFFRPTTLRALPSLTLGRSLMDDLARYFNSKHLRLAFSLQMRYLGMSPWDIPASYSIIPFSEYYYGTYHPIGGQNKIVEAMQQVITENKGKLFFNSEVTEFEIDDKKITGAKLANGQVIEADYYFTNLDFIHSMTTEKTNKADTKEYSSSAFMLYLGLNKEFPFSHQSIIFPSDYRKFSINTMHKKILSKDLAVHITNPSATDNTMAPINHSSIRIMVPVPNNSSQIDWKKETKEFRQLVLDTVKDRLDVPDLEDFIEEEFIITPKDWEEKYHIKHGAVFGLQHVWSQHGFLHLSKKTPNYKNLFVIGAGAMTGSSLPYIIENAQIATKKFLQKEKKSK, via the coding sequence ATGACAAATAAAACAAAAATCGCCATTATTGGTGCTGGTCCAGGAAGTTTAGCAACCGCTATGCTCCTTAGTCAACTTGATTATGAAGTGAGCATCTATGAAAAAAATGACCGGATTGGAGGCCGTACTGCCCTTCACAAAATGGGGAAATATTCGTTTGATATTGGCCCTTCTGCTCTTACAATGACGCATGTCTTAACTTCTCTTTTCATGGACTGCAAACGAGATATTTTAGACTATGTTTCACTTTTACCGATTAATCCGATACATACGCTTTATTTCAAAGATATTAGCTTTCCACTTTTTAGTGATCAGGCTTCTACAAAAAAAGTGATTGCGACTTATTTTCCAGGTGAAGAGTATGGTTTTGACCGCTTTATGAGAGAAAATACGAAAAAAATGTTGTACCTGACACCACTTAATCAATTTAATTATAGTTCGTTATTTGATTTCTTTCGGCCAACAACCTTGCGAGCACTCCCAAGTTTGACGCTTGGAAGATCTCTAATGGATGATTTGGCAAGATATTTTAATAGTAAGCATCTTCGGCTAGCGTTCTCCCTGCAAATGCGTTATTTAGGAATGTCTCCATGGGATATTCCTGCCTCTTATAGTATAATCCCTTTTTCGGAATATTATTACGGTACTTATCACCCTATCGGCGGCCAAAATAAAATTGTCGAAGCGATGCAACAAGTTATCACTGAAAATAAAGGAAAGCTATTTTTCAATTCGGAAGTAACTGAGTTTGAAATAGATGATAAAAAAATTACCGGAGCAAAGTTAGCAAACGGTCAAGTAATTGAAGCCGACTATTATTTTACAAACTTAGATTTCATTCATTCAATGACTACGGAAAAAACGAACAAAGCGGACACCAAAGAATATTCTTCCTCAGCTTTTATGCTATATTTAGGCTTAAATAAAGAGTTCCCTTTTTCTCATCAATCGATTATTTTTCCGAGTGATTATCGGAAGTTTTCTATTAATACCATGCATAAAAAAATTCTTTCCAAAGATTTGGCTGTTCATATAACCAATCCTTCTGCAACGGATAATACGATGGCGCCAATTAATCATTCTAGCATCAGAATTATGGTTCCGGTTCCCAACAATTCCAGTCAGATAGATTGGAAAAAAGAAACAAAAGAGTTTAGACAGTTAGTTTTAGATACTGTAAAAGATCGACTTGATGTTCCTGATTTGGAAGATTTTATTGAAGAAGAATTTATTATCACCCCGAAAGACTGGGAAGAAAAATATCATATTAAGCACGGAGCTGTTTTTGGCTTGCAGCACGTTTGGAGTCAACATGGTTTCCTTCATCTTTCTAAAAAAACGCCTAATTATAAAAACTTATTTGTCATTGGTGCTGGCGCGATGACAGGCAGTTCGCTTCCATATATTATCGAAAATGCGCAAATTGCGACGAAAAAATTTTTACAAAAAGAAAAGAAATCCAAGTAG
- a CDS encoding methylated-DNA--[protein]-cysteine S-methyltransferase, whose protein sequence is MLKQKLTSPVGTLFICIQAEFVTNISYDEPANWELMTGERMEQILYERLVKQLEAYFEGELEVFVLPLSLAGTPFQKRVWQALSEIPYGEVVSYKDIAIAAGSPKAVQAVGQANRANPIPIIIPCHRCVKSNGELGGYNGADVDKKQYLLALEKGLSLI, encoded by the coding sequence ATGTTGAAACAAAAGCTGACTTCACCAGTTGGCACGCTATTTATATGTATTCAAGCTGAGTTTGTAACTAATATTTCTTATGATGAACCAGCTAATTGGGAATTAATGACTGGTGAGCGAATGGAACAAATACTTTATGAGCGATTAGTTAAGCAGTTAGAAGCTTATTTTGAAGGGGAGTTGGAAGTGTTTGTTTTACCACTTTCTCTTGCGGGGACGCCTTTTCAAAAAAGAGTTTGGCAGGCATTGAGCGAGATTCCATACGGGGAGGTCGTCAGTTATAAAGATATTGCGATTGCAGCGGGTAGCCCGAAAGCAGTCCAAGCAGTAGGTCAAGCTAACCGTGCCAACCCAATTCCGATTATCATTCCTTGTCATCGCTGCGTGAAAAGTAACGGAGAGCTTGGCGGATATAACGGAGCAGATGTGGATAAAAAACAATATTTGTTGGCATTAGAAAAAGGCTTGAGTTTAATTTAA
- a CDS encoding YkvS family protein — translation MHTFFFSKIVATPKIEGVITMAKAHVGDIIEFKDGLTGIVEKLNENSVIVDLTYMENFKDLGIEEKTVVNHKNYQIIHSVEEDEEEETEE, via the coding sequence ATGCATACATTCTTTTTCAGCAAGATAGTGGCAACACCGAAAATTGAAGGAGTGATAACAATGGCAAAAGCACATGTTGGAGACATTATTGAATTTAAGGATGGCTTGACTGGAATCGTTGAAAAACTGAATGAAAATTCCGTCATAGTCGACTTAACTTATATGGAAAATTTTAAAGATTTAGGCATTGAAGAAAAAACAGTTGTCAATCACAAAAATTACCAAATTATTCATTCCGTTGAAGAGGACGAGGAAGAAGAAACAGAAGAATAA